From a single Brassica napus cultivar Da-Ae chromosome C9, Da-Ae, whole genome shotgun sequence genomic region:
- the LOC111211964 gene encoding probable histone H2A.5 produces the protein MESPAAAAAAKPARGGAGGRKGGDRKKSVTKSVKAGLQFPVGRISRYLKKGRYAVRYGAGAPVYLAAVLEYLAAEVLELAGNAARDNKKNRINPRHLCLAIRNDEELGKLLHGVTISSGGVLPNINPVLLPKRAAGSEKAAAKSPKKA, from the exons ATGGAGTcaccagcagcagcagcagcagcgaaGCCGGCGAGAGGAGGAGCAGGAGGAAGAAAAGGAGGAGATCGCAAGAAGAGCGTCACCAAATCCGTCAAGGCTGGTCTCCAGTTTCCCGTCGGCCGCATCTCTCGCTACCTGAAGAAAGGCCGTTACGCCGTTAGGTACGGCGCCGGCGCTCCCGTTTACCTCGCCGCCGTTCTCGAGTACCTCGCCGCGGAG GTTTTGGAGCTGGCGGGGAACGCAGCGAGGGATAATAAGAAGAACAGGATAAACCCTAGGCATCTTTGCTTGGCGATAAGGAACGATGAGGAGCTGGGGAAGCTTCTTCATGGAGTCACCATCTCAAGCGGAGGAGTTCTTCCTAACATTAACCCGGTTCTTCTCCCCAAGAGAGCTGCTGGTTCTGAGAAAGCAGCTGCGAAATCTCCCAAGAAGGCTTAG
- the LOC125593286 gene encoding uncharacterized protein LOC125593286 — translation MVNSYAPLRFTIFISFSLAAATSFKLSASHSPSSLPKATAGDLLTVLGPPSSAAYTVNPAVSRELRSCLRFLVPFQPRKPIPEPGRCSLRTGLCSGRRRRFEEEEDENSLVWWPPESVLEIARLAVDSGGDPGSIHRALDPTMIPVPPTNVEGSRTSKCQLTRTPYGRHFIAEEVNSYFEFLFRLIESRGPSVGLNVSLSRYDLFHGHLFLASESGRLGILFHAKEYPAYDKRLFPYNMGYCQRGSDVKYGDSINLRNILWLAPLPSKSGPGWLAPGVLVVLDAHPDGIIYRDLIPNYVKFVRTIYEDDLGTSTVDVNYFNVGGAGEPDYQLFIC, via the exons ATGGTGAACTCGTATGCACCTCTCCGTTTCACCatcttcatctccttctccctCGCAGCCGCCACTTCCTTCAAGCTCTCCGCCTCCCACTCTCCATCGTCGCTTCCCAAAGCCACCGCCGGCGATCTCCTCACCGTTTTAGGACCACCCTCCTCCGCCGCGTACACCGTCAACCCCGCCGTCTCTCGAGAACTCCGCTCGTGCCTCAGATTCCTCGTCCCCTTCCAACCGCGCAAACCTATACCCGAACCGGGACGATGCTCGCTTCGCACTGGACTCTGCTCGGGGAGGCGGAGGAGGTTcgaagaggaggaggatgagAATTCTCTCGTATGGTGGCCACCGGAGTCGGTTCTCGAGATCGCTCGTCTCGCTGTCGACTCCGGAGGCGATCCCGGTTCAATTCACCGAGCCCTCGATCCCACTATGATCCCG GTTCCTCCTACTAATGTGGAAGGATCAAGAACGAGCAAGTGTCAACTCACGAGAACTCCTTATGGCCGTCACTTTATAGCTGAA GAGGTGAACTCGTATTTCGAGTTTTTGTTTCGTCTGATTGAATCTAGGGGACCGAGTGTAGGACTCAATGTTTCGCTGAGTCGATATGATCTGTTCCATGGCCACCTGTTCCTTGCTTCAGAATCTGGACGTCTTGGTATATT GTTTCATGCTAAAGAGTATCCAGCTTATGACAAGAGATTGTTTCCTTACAACATGGGATATTGCCAGAGAG GATCTGATGTGAAGTATGGTGATTCCATCAACTTGAGAAACATCCTTTGGCTTGCACCATTACCCAGCAAATCTGGTCCAGGTTGGCTTGCTCCAG GTGTACTAGTGGTGCTTGATGCGCATCCAGATGGAATCATATACCGAGATCTCATCCCTAACTACGTCAAGTTTGTAAGAACTATCTACGAAG ATGATCTAGGAACTAGTACAGTTGATGTCAATTACTTTAATGTGGGAGGAGCTGGAGAACCTGATTATCAGCTTTTCATTTGCTGA
- the LOC125593287 gene encoding sm-like protein LSM4 codes for MLPLSLLKTAQGHPMLVELKNGETYNGHLVNCDTWMNIHLREVICTSKDGDRFWRMPECYIRGNTIKYLRVPDEVIDKVQEEKTRTDRKPPGVGRGRGRGMDDGGARGRGRGAPMAKMSGNRGAGRGRG; via the exons ATG CTTCCTCTTTCGCTACTCAAGACTGCTCAAGGACATCCCATG CTTGTGGAGCTCAAGAATGGAGAGACATACAATGGGCATTTAGTAAATTGCGATACGTGGATGAACATCCATCTGCGTGAAGTTATCTGCACATCAAAG GATGGAGACAGGTTTTGGAGGATGCCGGAATGTTATATCCGTGGTAACACTATCAAGTACCTTCGTGTTCCAGATGAG GTGATTGATAAAGTACAGGAGGAGAAGACCCGCACAG ATAGGAAACCACCAGGGGTTGGACGTGGAAGAGGACGTGGTATGGATGATGGAGGGGCCAGAGGACGAGGCCGAGGAGCTCCAATGGCTAAGATGAGTGGCAACAGAG GAGCAGGGCGTGGGCGTGGTTGA
- the LOC125593288 gene encoding protein RALF-like 22, giving the protein MVSSRVIYVLVAILVIVTATVDANGYEDALGFMVQTGSSSNCRGSIADCIPEEEEFGLDSEISRRILASKKYVSYGAMRKNSVPCSRRGASYYNCQRGAQANPYSRGCSTITRCRR; this is encoded by the coding sequence ATGGTGAGCTCTCGTGTGATCTACGTCCTAGTCGCGATTCTCGTGATCGTGACCGCGACGGTCGATGCCAACGGTTACGAAGACGCATTAGGATTCATGGTCCAAACCGGATCGTCCTCTAACTGTAGAGGATCAATCGCAGATTGCATACcggaagaagaagagtttggACTCGACTCTGAGATCAGTAGGCGCATTTTAGCCTCGAAGAAGTACGTTAGCTATGGTGCGATGAGGAAGAACAGTGTTCCTTGTTCCAGACGCGGCGCATCTTACTACAACTGCCAACGTGGCGCTCAGGCTAACCCTTACAGCCGCGGATGCAGCACAATCACGAGGTGCAGACGTTGA